From a single Candoia aspera isolate rCanAsp1 chromosome 2, rCanAsp1.hap2, whole genome shotgun sequence genomic region:
- the LOC134490929 gene encoding vascular cell adhesion protein 1-like isoform X2, with translation MFGASLNLTCTVLCGNYTELRWEVALPSVTKKGDSRIDLYIANVTEWTLPLTCLVNYGDSNQTYTRKLIYVYQFSTPAIYPVSEVVNDHLEKIVCNISSLKVSDSIPPNINISLSRGGNILNSSNGKPSVEYNFVANLERDDGAEILCKANLLVGSQELRKNASRILKVVASPYNVSISATHVTYKVDAKIVVTCNAKGKPHPEFSWDLPSKADVEFSNSNKTVTIHSAKEIHNGTYCCLAHNVYGKNSAQIDIVFEEAEFAADPFCDQPQQKPG, from the exons ATGTTTGGGGCTTCTCTGAATTTGACCTGCACTGTTTTGTGTGGCAACTACACTGAGCTGAGATGGGAAGTGGCTCTTCCATCCGTGACCAAGAAGGGAGATAGTAGAATTGATCTGTACATTGCTAATGTGACTGAATGGACTCTTCCACTGACATGCTTGGTTAATTATGGAGACTCTAATCAAACCTACACCAGGAAATTAATTTATGTTTACC AATTCTCTACTCCAGCTATATATCCAGTTTCTGAAGTTGTGAATGATCATTTGGAAAAAATTGTGTGTAACATCTCTAGCTTGAAGGTGAGCGACTCCATCCCACCTAACATCAACATTTCCCTGAGCAGAGGTGGTAATATCCTGAACAGTAGCAATGGAAAACCATCTGTGGAGTACAACTTTGTGGCTAATTTAGAGCGGGATGACGGGGCTGAGATCCTCTGTAAGGCCAACCTCCTGGTGGGTTCACAAGAGCTGAGAAAAAATGCAAGTCGAATTTTGAAGGTTGTGG CTAGTCCTTATAATGTCAGCATATCAGCAACTCATGTGACCTACAAAGTGGATGCAAAAATTGTGGTGACCTGTAATGCTAAAGgaaaaccccatccagaattttCCTGGGATCTTCCCTCCAAAGCTGATGTGGAGTTCTCAAACAGCAATAAGACTGTAACAATTCATTCAGCTAAGGAGATCCATAATGGGACTTACTGTTGCCTAGCACATAATGTTTACGGCAAGAATTCAGCACAGATTGACATTGTCTTTGAAG